Proteins encoded in a region of the Stieleria neptunia genome:
- a CDS encoding LamG-like jellyroll fold domain-containing protein produces the protein MTPDEQSTLFDALLDGDISEADFLRLEAELSVDAEVRKAYYRRLEMDLLLEEVAAEEAHRLPPVSEPLTQRTLSRGLWWAGLLTAIAAGLILVVAMPADPADQNDRSELAQTIQKNEPSATGFAVLSGQSDAVWEGEPIDNGGLLPQGELHLVSGLVHVELFSGVQMVIRGDAVFSIDSPMQVSMRKGSARAHVPEPAHGFRLKTGAGEVVDLGTEFTVDVDESRSSVKVVDGEVELRTREAEVRRLRDGEGVELAADGSLAKESADDIALIGPAAFQDALAERQSDHFRRWQLATELLRNDPRLMAHYLVDPDQGWSRKLINRASAAGRVNGTAIAGDGAVVAATRTQDRWGRDGGALDFSRMGSRVRVVVPGEHRGLTLMCWVKINSLDRWYNSLFLTDGHEDREPHWQLMNDGRLFFSVKPPEIDQLPPSERERQVFHSPPFWETSMSGQWIMLATVYDVDQKLVTHYVNGEPISRESIPEALLVESIKIGSASICNWSEPMYRSDATFVVRNLNGCVDEFALFSGAVSHEEITSLYHVGNPNER, from the coding sequence ATCAGCGAAGCCGACTTCTTGAGACTGGAAGCCGAACTGAGCGTCGATGCCGAGGTCCGCAAGGCTTACTATCGACGGCTGGAAATGGATCTGCTGCTTGAGGAAGTGGCCGCGGAGGAAGCCCACCGTTTGCCTCCGGTTTCCGAGCCGTTGACGCAACGCACACTCAGCCGCGGGCTGTGGTGGGCCGGACTCCTCACCGCGATCGCGGCGGGATTGATTTTGGTCGTGGCGATGCCGGCCGACCCCGCGGATCAGAATGATCGAAGCGAATTGGCGCAGACGATCCAGAAGAATGAACCCTCGGCCACGGGCTTTGCCGTCTTGAGCGGGCAGTCCGATGCGGTTTGGGAAGGCGAGCCGATCGACAACGGCGGATTATTACCGCAAGGCGAATTGCACCTCGTTTCCGGTCTGGTCCACGTCGAGTTGTTCAGCGGCGTGCAAATGGTGATTCGCGGCGACGCGGTGTTTTCGATCGATTCGCCGATGCAAGTCAGCATGCGAAAAGGCAGCGCGAGGGCCCATGTGCCCGAGCCCGCACACGGGTTTCGTCTGAAAACCGGTGCCGGGGAAGTCGTCGATTTGGGCACCGAGTTCACCGTCGATGTCGATGAGTCGCGTTCGAGCGTGAAAGTGGTCGACGGCGAAGTGGAATTGCGAACGCGTGAAGCCGAGGTGCGGCGTCTACGCGACGGCGAAGGGGTTGAATTGGCTGCCGACGGATCGTTGGCGAAGGAGTCGGCCGACGACATCGCGTTGATCGGACCGGCCGCATTTCAAGACGCCTTGGCCGAACGACAATCTGATCACTTTCGTCGCTGGCAACTCGCCACGGAATTGCTGCGCAATGATCCGCGACTGATGGCGCACTATCTGGTCGACCCGGACCAAGGTTGGTCGCGAAAACTGATCAACCGGGCGTCGGCGGCGGGCCGGGTCAACGGCACCGCAATCGCCGGCGACGGGGCGGTGGTCGCTGCGACACGCACCCAGGATCGCTGGGGGCGAGACGGCGGCGCACTGGATTTCAGTCGGATGGGCAGCCGAGTCCGAGTGGTGGTCCCCGGCGAGCATCGCGGGTTGACGCTGATGTGCTGGGTGAAAATCAACAGTCTGGACCGCTGGTACAATTCACTGTTCCTGACCGACGGCCACGAAGATCGCGAGCCGCATTGGCAGCTCATGAATGACGGCCGATTGTTCTTCTCCGTCAAACCGCCCGAGATCGACCAATTGCCGCCATCGGAACGGGAGCGACAAGTGTTTCACTCTCCGCCGTTCTGGGAGACCTCGATGAGTGGCCAGTGGATCATGCTGGCGACGGTTTACGATGTCGACCAGAAGCTGGTGACCCACTATGTCAACGGAGAGCCGATCAGTCGTGAATCGATCCCGGAGGCGTTGTTGGTCGAGTCGATCAAGATCGGTTCCGCATCCATATGCAATTGGAGCGAACCGATGTACCGCAGCGATGCGACGTTTGTTGTCCGAAATTTGAATGGTTGTGTGGACGAGTTCGCGCTTTTCTCCGGCGCGGTTTCACACGAAGAAATCACTAGTCTCTATCACGTTGGAAACCCGAATGAGCGATAG